A genomic stretch from Cloacibacterium caeni includes:
- a CDS encoding C40 family peptidase — translation MNKRIFFLIVLILTVISCGSRKTVSHKPNTSTENLRNLTSKFEGQNSYQVKKILNDAEDFLGAPYKLGGTSKSGLDCSGLVINVYNENKVKMPRRSIDQAQQGKKIEIWEAKPGDLLFFATNGNGAVSHVGIVKEIKNRGEITFIHASTSKGVIVSSLNEKYWNKAFLFAKRVL, via the coding sequence ATGAATAAAAGAATATTTTTTCTAATTGTACTCATACTCACGGTAATTTCTTGTGGCTCCCGCAAAACGGTGTCTCACAAACCTAACACTTCCACAGAGAACCTTAGAAACCTAACCTCCAAATTTGAAGGTCAAAATTCATATCAAGTCAAAAAAATCCTAAATGATGCCGAAGATTTCTTAGGAGCTCCTTATAAACTGGGCGGAACTAGCAAGTCTGGACTAGATTGCAGCGGGTTGGTCATTAATGTATACAATGAAAACAAGGTGAAAATGCCAAGACGTTCCATAGACCAAGCACAACAAGGAAAAAAAATAGAAATTTGGGAAGCAAAACCCGGGGATTTGTTATTTTTTGCGACCAATGGTAATGGAGCAGTTTCGCATGTTGGCATTGTAAAAGAGATTAAAAACAGAGGAGAAATTACCTTCATTCATGCTTCTACTTCTAAAGGAGTAATTGTATCTTCGCTGAACGAAAAATATTGGAACAAAGCTTTTCTCTTTGCCAAAAGAGTACTCTAA
- a CDS encoding 2,3,4,5-tetrahydropyridine-2,6-dicarboxylate N-succinyltransferase, whose translation MSLQQTIENIWDNRDLLQKEESKTAIREVIALLDKGELRVAEPTENGWQVNEWVKKAVVMYFPIQKMETIEVGPFEFHDKIPLKKNYAEKGVRVVPHAVAREGAYISPGVILMPSYVNIGAYVDSGTMVDTWATVGSCAQIGKNVHLSGGVGIGGVLEPLQAAPVIIEDDCFVGSRCIVVEGVHVEKEAVLGANVVLTASTKIIDVTGDTPVELKGRVPARSVVIPGSYTKQFPAGEFQVPCALIIGKRKESTDKKTSLNDALRENNVAV comes from the coding sequence ATGTCTTTACAACAAACCATTGAGAACATTTGGGATAACAGAGATTTATTACAAAAAGAAGAGAGTAAAACTGCCATTAGAGAAGTAATCGCTCTTTTAGATAAAGGCGAATTGCGTGTTGCTGAACCTACAGAAAACGGTTGGCAAGTAAACGAATGGGTGAAAAAAGCAGTAGTAATGTATTTCCCTATTCAGAAAATGGAAACCATAGAAGTAGGTCCTTTTGAATTCCATGATAAAATTCCTTTGAAGAAAAATTATGCAGAAAAAGGAGTGAGAGTGGTTCCTCATGCTGTGGCTAGAGAAGGGGCTTACATTTCTCCGGGAGTAATCTTAATGCCTTCTTATGTAAATATTGGTGCGTATGTAGATTCCGGAACTATGGTAGATACTTGGGCAACGGTTGGTTCTTGTGCTCAAATTGGTAAAAACGTTCACTTAAGCGGTGGAGTAGGAATTGGTGGAGTTCTCGAACCATTACAAGCAGCTCCAGTAATCATTGAAGATGATTGTTTCGTGGGTTCTAGATGTATTGTGGTAGAAGGAGTTCATGTAGAAAAAGAAGCTGTTTTAGGTGCAAACGTAGTGCTTACAGCTTCTACTAAAATTATAGACGTAACAGGTGATACTCCAGTAGAATTGAAAGGAAGAGTTCCTGCACGTTCTGTGGTGATTCCGGGAAGTTATACGAAGCAATTCCCTGCAGGCGAATTCCAAGTTCCTTGTGCTTTAATTATCGGTAAAAGAAAAGAATCTACAGATAAGAAAACCTCTCTAAACGATGCTTTAAGAGAAAATAATGTAGCGGTATAA
- a CDS encoding glycosyltransferase domain-containing protein has protein sequence MEKIVVYTAIFGGYNELIEQPQFENVDYVCFTDRNLSSSTWKVVVVPKPPVGDDNTRNNRFYKILPHLHLQDYQYSIYIDGNFIIKKNPQLLIKNFLNEEVSMACFDHNQTIMDPRNCVYQEYEAIVALAETENKVKDDLEVIKKHIDFLKSENYPENNGLISGGVLVRKHYDEKLIKVMEEWWYFVKNFSKRDQLSFNYVAWKHHFKYNVIPGDIRKKNDYVYLLGKHKTNIAKDLWKYKIKRFLGLNS, from the coding sequence ATGGAGAAAATCGTAGTATACACTGCTATTTTTGGAGGGTATAATGAGCTTATTGAACAACCCCAATTTGAAAATGTAGATTACGTTTGTTTTACAGACCGTAATCTATCATCTTCTACTTGGAAGGTGGTAGTGGTTCCAAAACCGCCAGTTGGCGACGACAATACCCGAAATAACAGATTCTACAAAATTTTACCGCATCTTCATTTGCAGGATTATCAATATAGCATTTATATTGATGGTAATTTTATTATTAAAAAAAATCCACAGTTATTGATTAAAAATTTCTTGAATGAAGAGGTTTCCATGGCCTGTTTTGATCATAATCAAACCATTATGGACCCTAGAAATTGCGTTTATCAAGAATATGAAGCCATCGTAGCATTAGCCGAAACAGAAAATAAGGTAAAAGACGATTTAGAAGTCATCAAAAAACATATTGATTTCCTAAAATCTGAAAACTATCCTGAAAACAATGGTCTTATTTCTGGTGGAGTGTTAGTAAGAAAACATTATGACGAAAAGCTCATCAAAGTCATGGAAGAATGGTGGTATTTTGTGAAGAATTTTTCTAAAAGAGACCAATTGAGTTTCAATTATGTCGCGTGGAAACATCATTTTAAATACAATGTAATTCCAGGAGACATCAGAAAGAAAAATGATTACGTATATCTTCTTGGGAAACATAAAACCAATATTGCCAAAGACTTATGGAAATATAAAATCAAAAGATTTTTAGGTCTTAACTCATAA
- a CDS encoding glycosyltransferase: MKSALIISVYKNTADLAIVLKSLEQQSVSDFITVISEDGNSTEMADFVKNYSGKLDLIHLTQEDLGWQKNKALNNTIRTIDADYFIFIDGDCVLHPNFIENHLKFAREDRILAGKRIKLGPNYSDQLRNAKTVSEFAKVILPEIKSIKKDGAKFYEEGIYISPKSIFSFIAYLRKMSQIKGCNFSCYKSALEKINGFNEDYVLPAIGEDIDLTWRFEGMGYHLYSLRNFAVQYHLYHKENWSDQSVNEAIMKENQSLKRYITLNGLKKLEEN; this comes from the coding sequence ATGAAATCAGCACTTATTATTTCTGTATATAAAAACACTGCCGATTTAGCCATCGTTTTAAAATCTTTAGAACAGCAAAGTGTTTCTGACTTTATAACTGTGATTTCCGAGGATGGAAACAGTACAGAAATGGCTGATTTTGTAAAAAACTACAGTGGAAAGTTAGATTTAATTCACTTAACTCAAGAAGATCTAGGTTGGCAAAAAAATAAAGCACTCAACAATACCATTAGAACAATAGATGCTGATTACTTTATTTTTATAGATGGTGATTGCGTTTTACACCCAAATTTTATAGAAAATCACTTAAAATTTGCTCGAGAAGATAGAATTTTAGCAGGTAAAAGAATCAAGCTCGGTCCTAACTATTCTGACCAATTAAGAAACGCAAAAACGGTTTCTGAATTTGCAAAAGTAATTCTCCCCGAGATAAAATCCATCAAAAAAGATGGTGCAAAATTCTATGAAGAAGGAATTTATATTTCACCAAAATCTATATTTTCTTTCATTGCGTACCTTAGAAAAATGAGCCAAATAAAAGGTTGTAATTTTTCTTGTTACAAGTCAGCATTGGAAAAAATTAATGGTTTTAATGAAGATTATGTTTTGCCCGCAATTGGTGAAGACATTGACTTAACTTGGCGTTTTGAGGGAATGGGTTACCACTTATATTCGCTTAGAAATTTTGCAGTACAATATCACCTTTATCACAAAGAAAATTGGAGCGACCAAAGTGTGAATGAAGCCATTATGAAAGAAAATCAAAGTCTAAAAAGATACATTACGCTTAATGGATTGAAAAAATTAGAAGAAAATTAA
- a CDS encoding glycosyltransferase family 2 protein, producing MKASVIFSTYNSEEWLEKVIWGFSVQTTKDFEIIIADDGSREATKNLIEKYKTELDIPIIHVWQEDNGFQKSQILNKAILASNTDYLIFTDGDCIPRKDFVETHLNNRESGRFLSGGYFMLPMNISKLISREDIISQNCFDVKWLTQNGLKKSFKNNKLTAKAFKAKLLNFLTPTKPSWNGHNASGWKKDLVKINGFNQEMQYGGQDRELGERLENLGVKGKQIRYSAICVHLDHARGYVNPETWAKNNAIRKNTRDQKLTWTEQGITTNL from the coding sequence ATGAAAGCATCGGTAATTTTTAGTACCTATAATTCGGAAGAATGGCTAGAAAAAGTGATTTGGGGATTTAGCGTACAAACTACCAAAGATTTCGAAATTATTATTGCTGATGATGGCTCTAGAGAAGCCACAAAAAACTTGATTGAGAAATACAAAACTGAACTAGATATTCCTATTATTCATGTTTGGCAAGAAGACAATGGTTTTCAGAAATCACAGATTCTAAATAAAGCCATACTTGCTTCCAATACGGATTATTTGATTTTTACCGATGGAGATTGTATTCCCAGAAAAGATTTTGTAGAAACTCACCTTAACAATAGAGAATCGGGAAGATTTTTATCGGGAGGTTATTTCATGTTGCCCATGAATATTTCAAAACTCATCAGTAGAGAAGATATTATTTCTCAAAACTGTTTTGATGTGAAATGGTTAACCCAAAATGGGCTGAAAAAATCTTTTAAAAACAATAAATTGACAGCTAAAGCTTTCAAAGCGAAACTTCTCAATTTTTTAACACCTACTAAACCTTCTTGGAATGGTCATAACGCTTCTGGATGGAAAAAAGATTTAGTAAAAATTAATGGTTTCAACCAAGAAATGCAATATGGCGGACAAGACCGAGAATTAGGAGAAAGGCTAGAAAATCTTGGAGTTAAGGGAAAACAAATAAGATACAGCGCAATTTGCGTGCATCTAGACCATGCAAGAGGTTATGTAAATCCTGAAACTTGGGCAAAAAACAATGCCATCAGAAAAAACACAAGAGACCAAAAACTGACTTGGACTGAACAAGGAATCACCACCAATTTATAA
- the hisG gene encoding ATP phosphoribosyltransferase encodes MSSLKIAVQKSGRLFEDSIKLLKDCGISYDNGKDQLKVQVENFPIEIYFLRNSDIPQYVEDGVVDVAIVGENLLIEKQKNIEIVQKLGFSKCRVSLAVPKEVETDDVTYFQGKKIATSYPNTVKTFLAENNIEAEIHVISGSVEIAPNMGLADGICDIVSSGSTLFKNGLRETVTILKSEAVLAKNKNLSAEKLEILERLLFRIQAVLKSKNTKYILMNVPNEKIQEVSSILPVLKSPTIVPLVEEGWSSLHSVIEEKRFWEVIDQLKKAGAEGILIIPIEKMIL; translated from the coding sequence ATGAGTTCACTTAAAATTGCAGTTCAAAAAAGCGGAAGACTTTTCGAAGATTCTATTAAACTTCTCAAAGATTGCGGGATTTCTTATGATAATGGCAAAGACCAATTAAAAGTTCAAGTAGAAAATTTCCCTATCGAAATATATTTTCTTAGAAATTCAGATATCCCACAATACGTAGAAGATGGAGTGGTAGATGTAGCCATCGTTGGCGAAAATTTACTTATTGAGAAACAAAAAAACATCGAAATTGTACAGAAATTAGGTTTTTCTAAATGTAGAGTTTCTCTAGCTGTTCCGAAAGAAGTAGAAACTGATGATGTAACGTATTTTCAAGGCAAAAAAATAGCGACTTCTTATCCAAATACCGTTAAAACTTTCCTTGCAGAAAACAATATTGAAGCAGAAATTCACGTGATTTCTGGTTCCGTAGAAATTGCTCCAAATATGGGATTAGCAGACGGAATTTGTGATATTGTAAGCTCAGGAAGTACACTTTTTAAAAATGGATTGAGAGAAACCGTAACCATCTTGAAATCTGAGGCAGTTTTGGCAAAAAATAAAAATCTTTCTGCTGAGAAATTAGAAATTTTAGAGAGACTTTTGTTCAGAATTCAGGCAGTTTTGAAATCTAAAAACACCAAATACATCTTGATGAACGTTCCTAATGAAAAAATTCAAGAAGTTTCTAGCATTTTGCCAGTGTTGAAGAGTCCTACCATCGTACCTTTGGTAGAAGAAGGTTGGAGCAGTTTACACTCTGTGATTGAAGAAAAAAGATTCTGGGAAGTAATAGACCAACTCAAAAAAGCAGGAGCAGAAGGAATTCTCATTATTCCAATCGAAAAAATGATTTTATAA
- the hisD gene encoding histidinol dehydrogenase, with protein sequence MNIIEFPPKNTFNRLIKRPVFEKNDIENLIKGIFEKVENEGDNALKFYAEKFDNQVLDAIEVSQQEIEEAVGLVDEELKIAINTAKSNIEKFHQSQKEIPQQIETTEGVVCWRESRAIDKVGLYIPGGTAPLFSTVLMLAVPAQIAGCKEIILCSPPQKNGKINPIILYVANLCGVSKIFKVGGAQAIAAMSLGTETVPKVYKIFGPGNQFVTEAKIFAQKLGIAIDMPAGPSEVLVMADETANPIFVAADLLSQAEHGADSQVVFLTTSKEILEKVKQETEVQLQDLPRKDIAEKALENSSFILLNSIEECIEFSNEYAPEHLILSIENPENILSEITNAGSIFLGNYTPESAGDYASGTNHTLPTNGNARAYSGVSLDSFVKKITIQKISEKGIQNLGKTIEKMAAEEGLFAHKNAVTLRLKNLENGI encoded by the coding sequence ATGAACATAATAGAATTCCCTCCTAAAAATACATTCAACAGACTTATCAAAAGACCTGTTTTTGAAAAAAATGACATCGAAAATCTCATCAAAGGAATTTTCGAAAAAGTAGAAAATGAAGGCGATAATGCTTTGAAATTTTACGCTGAAAAATTTGACAATCAAGTTTTAGATGCCATTGAAGTTTCTCAGCAAGAAATTGAAGAAGCTGTCGGTTTGGTAGATGAAGAACTGAAAATTGCCATCAATACAGCAAAATCTAATATTGAAAAATTCCACCAGTCTCAAAAAGAAATTCCACAACAAATAGAAACAACAGAAGGAGTCGTTTGTTGGCGAGAAAGCAGAGCGATTGATAAAGTAGGTTTATACATTCCAGGAGGAACAGCGCCACTTTTTTCTACAGTTTTAATGTTAGCGGTTCCAGCACAAATTGCGGGTTGTAAAGAGATTATTCTTTGTTCGCCACCTCAAAAAAACGGAAAAATAAATCCTATTATTTTATATGTGGCAAATCTTTGCGGAGTTTCTAAAATTTTTAAAGTTGGCGGAGCTCAAGCCATTGCTGCAATGAGTTTAGGTACAGAAACTGTTCCGAAAGTGTATAAAATTTTCGGGCCAGGAAATCAATTTGTAACCGAAGCCAAGATTTTTGCTCAGAAATTAGGAATCGCTATTGATATGCCAGCTGGACCGAGTGAAGTTTTGGTGATGGCAGATGAAACCGCAAATCCAATTTTTGTAGCTGCAGATTTACTTTCTCAGGCAGAACACGGAGCAGATTCTCAGGTGGTTTTCTTGACGACTTCCAAAGAAATTTTAGAAAAAGTTAAACAAGAAACCGAAGTTCAATTACAAGATTTACCTAGAAAAGATATCGCCGAGAAAGCTCTAGAAAACAGTAGTTTTATCCTATTAAATTCCATTGAAGAATGTATTGAATTTAGCAATGAATATGCTCCAGAACACTTGATTCTTTCCATCGAAAATCCTGAAAATATTTTATCAGAAATTACCAATGCAGGTTCTATTTTCTTAGGCAATTATACGCCAGAAAGTGCAGGAGATTATGCCAGCGGAACCAATCACACTTTGCCTACCAATGGTAATGCAAGAGCTTACAGTGGTGTTTCTTTAGACAGTTTTGTAAAGAAAATTACCATTCAAAAAATTTCTGAAAAAGGAATTCAGAATCTTGGGAAAACGATTGAAAAAATGGCAGCAGAAGAAGGGCTTTTTGCACATAAAAATGCAGTTACATTACGCTTAAAAAATTTAGAAAATGGAATTTAA
- the hisC gene encoding histidinol-phosphate transaminase — MEFKLENLVRENLRNLKPYTSLRDSQNFDAPVFLEANENPFGEYNRYPDSTQKKLKEKLSELKNINPENLFIGNGSDELIDLIIKAFCEPRKDEILVMNPSFVMYSFYAKINDNKVNALELDENFQIDKEDFSQKIQNENLKVLFLCSPNNPTGNKVDDLEFFIENFSGIVVLDEAYIEFSSRKSAISWLAKYPNLIVLQTLSKAYGMAGLRIGIGAASTEIATLMNTIKGPYNVNSLSQKIALEQLNDGKIFKENLEQILAEREFLKVQLNELDFVKKIYPTEANFFLIKVKNPIEIYEFLLAQNILTSLRHPQIENALRINVGSKEENQKLLQSLKNYKN, encoded by the coding sequence ATGGAATTTAAACTCGAAAATTTAGTAAGAGAAAATCTTAGAAATTTAAAACCCTATACTTCGCTTCGTGATAGTCAAAATTTTGATGCACCTGTTTTTTTGGAAGCCAACGAGAATCCTTTCGGTGAGTACAATCGTTATCCAGATTCTACACAAAAAAAACTGAAGGAAAAATTAAGTGAACTTAAAAATATCAACCCAGAGAATCTTTTCATCGGGAACGGAAGTGATGAATTGATAGACTTGATTATCAAAGCTTTTTGTGAGCCTAGAAAAGATGAAATTTTGGTCATGAATCCATCGTTTGTAATGTATTCTTTTTATGCTAAAATCAATGATAATAAAGTTAATGCTTTAGAATTAGATGAAAATTTTCAAATTGATAAAGAAGATTTTTCACAAAAAATTCAAAATGAAAACTTGAAGGTTTTATTTCTTTGTTCACCCAATAATCCTACAGGAAATAAAGTGGATGATTTAGAATTTTTCATTGAAAATTTCTCTGGAATTGTGGTTTTAGATGAGGCTTACATAGAATTTTCTTCTAGAAAATCAGCGATTTCTTGGTTAGCAAAATATCCAAATCTTATTGTTCTACAAACCCTTTCTAAAGCTTATGGAATGGCAGGTTTGAGAATTGGAATTGGCGCGGCTTCTACAGAAATCGCTACTTTGATGAATACCATAAAAGGACCTTATAACGTGAATTCTTTAAGCCAAAAAATAGCTTTGGAACAACTTAATGATGGAAAAATTTTTAAGGAAAATTTGGAACAAATTTTAGCAGAAAGAGAGTTTCTAAAAGTTCAATTGAATGAATTGGATTTTGTAAAAAAAATCTATCCTACAGAAGCCAATTTTTTCTTAATCAAAGTAAAAAATCCAATAGAAATATATGAATTTTTGCTCGCTCAGAATATCTTAACCAGTCTAAGACATCCTCAAATTGAAAATGCATTGAGAATTAATGTAGGTTCAAAAGAAGAAAATCAAAAACTATTACAATCACTCAAAAATTATAAAAATTAA
- the hisB gene encoding bifunctional histidinol-phosphatase/imidazoleglycerol-phosphate dehydratase HisB codes for MKKKVLFIDRDGTLIIEPPIDFQVDSLEKLEFYPRVFQNLVKIAKELDYELVMVTNQDGLGTESFPYEDFIKPQEKMMKAFENEGIFFSEVCVDDSFEHENSPNRKPRTGMLQKYIFGNYDLENSFVIGDRKTDVELAKNLGSKSIFISDESNDEATFTTKSWDEIYQYLKQIPRKAKVKRTTKETDISVELNLDGSGKSSIDTGLKFFDHMLEQISKHGNFDLFIKVDGDLEVDEHHTIEDTAIVLGDCFLQALGSKKGIERYAFVLPMDDCLAQVAIDFGGRSWMVWNAEFKREKIGELPTEMFYHFFKSFSDSAKCNLNISVEGENEHHKIESIFKAFAKVLRNAVAQTDQNFNLPSTKGTL; via the coding sequence ATGAAAAAAAAAGTATTATTCATCGATAGAGACGGAACTTTAATTATAGAACCACCAATTGATTTTCAGGTGGATTCGTTAGAAAAACTGGAATTTTATCCAAGAGTTTTTCAGAATTTAGTTAAAATCGCTAAAGAATTAGATTACGAATTGGTGATGGTGACCAATCAAGACGGTTTGGGAACTGAGAGTTTTCCGTATGAAGATTTCATCAAACCACAGGAAAAAATGATGAAAGCTTTCGAAAATGAAGGGATTTTCTTCTCTGAAGTTTGTGTAGATGACAGTTTCGAACACGAAAATTCACCCAACAGAAAACCAAGAACAGGAATGCTTCAAAAATACATTTTCGGAAATTATGATTTAGAAAATTCTTTTGTGATTGGTGATAGAAAAACCGATGTGGAATTAGCGAAAAATTTAGGTTCAAAATCTATTTTTATTTCAGATGAAAGTAATGATGAAGCGACTTTTACCACCAAAAGTTGGGACGAAATCTATCAATATCTTAAACAAATTCCAAGAAAAGCCAAAGTAAAAAGAACAACCAAAGAAACTGATATTTCGGTAGAATTAAATCTTGATGGAAGCGGAAAATCTAGTATTGATACAGGTTTGAAGTTCTTTGATCACATGTTAGAACAAATTTCAAAACACGGAAATTTTGATTTATTTATAAAAGTTGATGGTGATTTAGAAGTTGACGAACATCACACGATTGAAGATACAGCCATCGTTTTGGGAGATTGTTTTTTACAAGCTTTGGGAAGCAAAAAAGGCATCGAAAGATATGCTTTTGTTTTGCCAATGGACGATTGTTTGGCGCAAGTTGCGATTGATTTCGGTGGAAGATCTTGGATGGTTTGGAATGCAGAATTTAAGCGTGAAAAAATTGGAGAACTGCCTACGGAAATGTTTTATCATTTCTTCAAATCGTTTTCTGACAGTGCAAAATGTAACTTGAATATTTCTGTGGAAGGAGAAAATGAACACCACAAAATTGAAAGCATTTTCAAAGCTTTTGCTAAAGTTTTGAGAAATGCTGTTGCTCAAACCGACCAAAATTTTAACCTTCCAAGTACAAAAGGAACTTTATAA
- the hisH gene encoding imidazole glycerol phosphate synthase subunit HisH, which yields MIAIIDYDAGNVKSVQNALKKLGFEAVIASDIEMIKNADKVIFPGVGEASSAMKKLKERGLDAVIPNLKQPVLGICLGMQLMCNASEEGNTKALGIFDCEVKLFPNSDIVPHMGWNNVAEIKGKLLENISETDNFYFVHSYYAEVGESTTSVCDYITSFSATLEKDNFYAAQFHPEKSGDAGFKLLENFLKI from the coding sequence ATGATAGCAATTATAGACTACGATGCAGGAAATGTAAAATCCGTTCAAAATGCCTTGAAAAAATTAGGTTTTGAAGCGGTGATTGCTTCTGACATTGAAATGATAAAAAACGCTGATAAAGTTATTTTTCCAGGAGTGGGAGAAGCTTCTTCGGCGATGAAAAAACTCAAAGAAAGAGGTTTAGATGCAGTAATTCCGAATTTAAAACAACCGGTTTTGGGAATTTGTCTCGGAATGCAACTGATGTGCAATGCTTCGGAAGAAGGCAATACAAAAGCGCTTGGGATTTTTGACTGCGAAGTGAAATTGTTCCCGAATTCTGACATCGTTCCACATATGGGTTGGAATAATGTTGCTGAAATAAAAGGAAAATTGCTAGAAAATATATCAGAAACGGATAATTTTTACTTTGTTCACAGTTATTATGCGGAAGTTGGTGAAAGTACAACATCGGTTTGCGACTATATTACGTCATTCAGTGCTACTTTGGAAAAAGACAATTTCTATGCAGCTCAATTTCATCCAGAAAAATCTGGAGACGCTGGTTTTAAACTATTAGAAAACTTTTTGAAAATCTAA
- the hisA gene encoding 1-(5-phosphoribosyl)-5-[(5-phosphoribosylamino)methylideneamino]imidazole-4-carboxamide isomerase, which yields MRIIPAIDIIDGKCVRLSKGDYDTKKIYNENPVEVAKEFEDFGIQYLHLVDLDGAKAKKIINQKVIESIAKNTNLIIDFGGGIRSEEDLQKAFDSGSKKVTLGSIAVVNPELCLAWLEKFGAEKLILGADCLDRKIKTSGWLENSETDVVDFIKEYQKKGFKEVVCTDISKDGMLQGPSTALYQEIIGNSTIELVASGGISNIEDVQKMKKIGCAGTIIGKAIYEGRISLEQLSKI from the coding sequence ATGAGAATTATTCCTGCAATAGACATCATCGACGGAAAGTGTGTAAGACTTTCTAAAGGTGATTATGATACCAAAAAAATATACAACGAAAATCCTGTTGAAGTAGCCAAAGAATTTGAAGACTTTGGGATTCAATATTTGCATTTGGTAGACTTGGACGGAGCAAAAGCCAAGAAAATTATCAACCAAAAAGTAATTGAAAGCATTGCTAAAAACACGAATCTCATTATTGATTTCGGAGGTGGAATTCGTTCTGAAGAAGATTTGCAAAAAGCTTTTGATAGCGGTTCTAAAAAGGTGACTTTAGGTAGCATTGCTGTGGTAAATCCTGAGTTATGTTTGGCTTGGTTAGAAAAATTTGGAGCCGAAAAATTGATTTTGGGAGCAGATTGTTTGGATCGAAAAATCAAAACTTCGGGTTGGTTAGAAAATTCTGAAACAGATGTGGTAGATTTCATCAAAGAATATCAGAAAAAAGGCTTCAAAGAAGTGGTTTGTACCGATATTTCAAAAGATGGAATGTTGCAAGGTCCATCCACAGCATTGTATCAAGAAATTATAGGAAATTCAACAATTGAACTCGTTGCAAGTGGTGGAATTTCGAATATAGAAGATGTGCAAAAAATGAAAAAAATTGGTTGCGCTGGAACCATCATTGGTAAAGCGATTTATGAAGGAAGAATTTCGTTAGAACAACTGTCAAAAATTTAA
- the hisF gene encoding imidazole glycerol phosphate synthase subunit HisF, whose product MLKKRIIPCLDIKDGRTVKGVNFVGLIDAGNPVELAKRYVDEGADELVFLDITATHENRKTLVQLVEKIAEEINIPFTVGGGISEISDVDNLLKAGADKISINSSAVKNPDLIKTFADKFGSQCVVVAIDSKQFGDEDYVFVNGGRIKTDYKTHDWAKKVEELGAGEILLTSMDFDGTKQGFDVRLLNEISQIVNIPIIASGGAGKIEDFTEVFNETKATGALAASIFHFGEIKINDLKQVLKQQNIAIRF is encoded by the coding sequence ATGCTCAAGAAAAGAATCATTCCTTGTTTGGATATAAAAGACGGAAGAACGGTAAAAGGCGTTAATTTTGTGGGGTTGATTGATGCAGGAAACCCCGTGGAATTGGCAAAAAGATATGTTGATGAAGGTGCAGATGAACTGGTTTTTCTAGATATTACAGCAACTCACGAAAACCGAAAAACTTTGGTGCAATTAGTAGAAAAAATTGCTGAGGAAATCAATATTCCGTTTACTGTTGGTGGTGGAATTTCAGAAATTTCTGATGTTGATAATCTTCTAAAAGCAGGCGCAGATAAAATCAGCATCAATTCTTCTGCGGTAAAAAATCCTGATTTAATTAAAACCTTTGCAGATAAATTCGGGAGTCAATGCGTAGTGGTGGCGATAGATTCTAAACAATTTGGAGATGAAGATTACGTTTTTGTAAACGGTGGAAGAATAAAAACCGACTATAAAACCCACGATTGGGCGAAAAAAGTAGAAGAATTAGGAGCTGGCGAAATTTTACTCACTTCTATGGATTTTGATGGAACAAAACAAGGTTTCGATGTGAGATTGCTCAATGAAATTTCACAAATCGTCAATATTCCCATTATCGCTTCTGGAGGTGCAGGAAAGATTGAAGATTTTACAGAGGTTTTTAATGAAACCAAAGCTACAGGAGCTTTAGCAGCAAGTATTTTCCACTTTGGAGAAATTAAAATAAACGACTTAAAACAAGTTTTAAAACAACAAAATATTGCCATAAGATTTTAG